A genomic window from Candidatus Zixiibacteriota bacterium includes:
- a CDS encoding 4Fe-4S binding protein: MPGVTIDKNYCKGCELCVKACPQQILSMSKDITKRGYFYAKMHDPSRCIGCQLCAITCPDAAITVKMHGTRFVLYQY; this comes from the coding sequence ATGCCGGGTGTGACTATAGACAAGAACTACTGCAAAGGCTGCGAGCTGTGCGTCAAGGCCTGTCCGCAGCAGATTCTCTCGATGTCGAAGGATATTACCAAGCGAGGTTATTTCTACGCGAAAATGCATGATCCTTCGCGCTGCATCGGCTGCCAGTTATGCGCAATCACCTGTCCCGACGCGGCAATCACCGTCAAAATGCACGGCACGCGATTCGTGCTGTACCAGTACTGA